Part of the Streptomyces sp. WMMC500 genome is shown below.
CCGCGCCGGGCGCCGCGCGGTCGCCACGGCCGCGCCCGCTCCGCCCATAACGATGTGCTCTTCGTCGGCGCGCACCCGGACGACGAGGCCGGCAACCTCTCGACCTTCGGGCAGTGGCGCGAGCGGTACGGGCTGAGCACCGGCGTGCTCACCGTCACCCGCGGCGAGGGCGGCGGCAACGCGGTCGGCCCGGAGGAGGGTCCGCCGCTCGGGCTGATCCGGGAGGACGAGGAGCGCAAGGCGGTCGGCCTCGCCGGCATCGACAACGTCTACTACCTCGACAAGCCGGACTTCTGGTACACGCTCTCCGGCCCGCTGACGGCCGCGATCTGGGACGCGGACGACACGCTGGCGCGCATCGTCCGGCTGATCCGCGCCACCACGCCCGACACGGTCGTGACCATGGACCCGCGCCCCTTCAACCAGCACGGCGGCCACCAGTTGTCCGCGCGGCTGGCGATCGAGGCGTTCTTCCTCGCCGGCGACCCGCGCGCGTTCCGCTCGCAGATCACCCGCGAGGGCTACCGCCCGCACCGGCCGCGGCTGCTGCTCGCGCAGAACTACGGCTTCGGCGACCTCCTCGGCCCGGACGCGCCCAAGCAACGGCGTACGGACCGCGCAAGCGGCCTGCCGGTCTTCGGCGTCTTCTCCGGCGTGCGCAGCGAGGAGCACGGCACGAGTTGGGCGCAGGTGGAGCGGGACGCCGCCCGCACGTACGTCACGCAGGGCTGGGCGGCGAGGCCGCCGCAGGTGCCGACCGACCCGGAGGAGCTGGGCTCCGACTGGTACACGGTGCTGGCGGCGAACGGCAGGGCCGTGAAGTCGAAGGTGCGCCCGCAGGGCGAGCTGCGCCCGCTGTACGCGGAGTTCCGCGACTGGACCGAGCGCGTCGGCCTGCCCTGGCTGGCCAACGACGCGCAGCCGGCCTACCCCGGGGCGCCCGCCACGACGATCCCCGAGGTCGCCACCGCCCCCGTGCTCGACGGCGTGGAGCGCGCCGGCGAGTACCCGGGTCCGGAGCTGCCGCTGGTGCACTGGGAGGGCGAGGAGGCCGGCGACCAGGACGTCTCGGCCACCGCGAAGCTGTCGCGGCACGGGGACGACCTGTACGTGTTCGTCAAGGTCGTCGACGACCGCAGGGGCACGGCGCTGGAGGAGAGCGACGCCAAGCGCCACTGGCGTACGGACGCCGTGGAGATCACCCTCGACCCGCGCGGCGACGCCGACGACACCTCGACCACGTTCAAGACGGGCATCTTCCCGTACACCGCGAACGGCGGCGGCGCGGCGGCCGAGCGTGACGGCGACAACCGGCAGGGCCCGGCGGCCACCACGGCGCCCGGGATGCGGGTGGTCTCGGCGGTCTCGGACCCGTACCGCGGCTACACGATCGAGGCGAAGATCGCGCTGGCCGACCTGCCGGCCGCCGCGGACCCGGCGAAGTTCGCGCTCAACGTGCTCGTGTACGACTCGGACACCGAGGACAAGACGGGCCAGACCCGGCTGGCGTGGTCCCCGTTCGGCAGCGCCCAGGCCGACCCGTACGTCTGGGGCAACGCGACGCTGGAGGGCTACACCCCGCCGCCGGAGCGGCCCACGGAGCCGGCGGAGCCGGAGATCCCGAAGGACGCGGCGCGCAGCGAGGACTCCCCGGCGTCGGTGGCGCAGTCGCGGCGCACGGGCGTCCCGCTGGCGGTCGGGCCGCGTCCCCGCCGCTGACGCGCCTCCGCCGCTGACGCGCGCCCGCCGGGCGTACGGTCCGCGCCCCCGCCCGCCCGGCGGGGCGCGGGCCGTACGCCCGGGCACCCCCGGGTCACGGGGCACCGCGCCGGTATCGTGAGCCGCATGGTCACGGACACCAAGGACGCTCAGCGCGGCGAGGAGATCCTCGCCGTCTTCGACTCCGCATTCGGCGAACTGCTCGCCGCCGATCCCGCCGCCTTCCGGCTGAAGTTCCGCAAGATGGCCGCCTCCGCGTTCGCCTTCTACCGCGGGACCGCCTGCCTCTACTACCACGACCTGGAGACCGGCGAGCGCGACGATCCGTTCCTGACCGAGCAGACCGGCCGGGTCTGGATCCACGGCGACCTGCACGCCGAGAACTTCGGCACGTACATGGACGCCAACGGCCGGCTCGTCTTCAACGTCAACGACTTCGACGAGGCGTTCG
Proteins encoded:
- a CDS encoding sugar-binding protein, yielding MTNSAQGDRTRGEGTRPGRAQDAGGPGPSRRVVSAALVSGVVGTALGATAPSAWADEWSVPRPRRAPRGRHGRARSAHNDVLFVGAHPDDEAGNLSTFGQWRERYGLSTGVLTVTRGEGGGNAVGPEEGPPLGLIREDEERKAVGLAGIDNVYYLDKPDFWYTLSGPLTAAIWDADDTLARIVRLIRATTPDTVVTMDPRPFNQHGGHQLSARLAIEAFFLAGDPRAFRSQITREGYRPHRPRLLLAQNYGFGDLLGPDAPKQRRTDRASGLPVFGVFSGVRSEEHGTSWAQVERDAARTYVTQGWAARPPQVPTDPEELGSDWYTVLAANGRAVKSKVRPQGELRPLYAEFRDWTERVGLPWLANDAQPAYPGAPATTIPEVATAPVLDGVERAGEYPGPELPLVHWEGEEAGDQDVSATAKLSRHGDDLYVFVKVVDDRRGTALEESDAKRHWRTDAVEITLDPRGDADDTSTTFKTGIFPYTANGGGAAAERDGDNRQGPAATTAPGMRVVSAVSDPYRGYTIEAKIALADLPAAADPAKFALNVLVYDSDTEDKTGQTRLAWSPFGSAQADPYVWGNATLEGYTPPPERPTEPAEPEIPKDAARSEDSPASVAQSRRTGVPLAVGPRPRR